A DNA window from Caulobacter mirabilis contains the following coding sequences:
- a CDS encoding rhomboid family intramembrane serine protease has product MTEGRPWGAPTDSDPPRPSRRAVEPAFNFRWREAWGLALLLALIGATFAGQLLLRGGLGQPNLETLGALSRGTLAEGWWWTPFTAMFMHAGLLHLGMNLSAMIPFGLILARRFGPSARGQLAFIAFYLVAGLAGDAVYLALQPDPYALMVGASGAIFGLWGGVMRLGRDGTLSPAFSPQVLRQLGGPIVANVIVVLAFGLSGGGIAWQAHLGGFLVGWLGLGLFLHGRSGVSRGS; this is encoded by the coding sequence ATGACCGAAGGCCGCCCTTGGGGGGCTCCGACGGATTCTGACCCGCCGCGACCATCGCGGCGCGCGGTCGAACCTGCGTTCAATTTTCGCTGGCGCGAGGCCTGGGGCCTGGCGCTGCTGCTCGCCCTGATCGGCGCGACCTTCGCGGGGCAGCTGCTCCTGCGCGGCGGGCTGGGCCAACCGAATCTCGAGACGCTCGGGGCGCTCAGCCGGGGAACCCTGGCCGAGGGCTGGTGGTGGACGCCGTTCACCGCGATGTTCATGCACGCCGGGCTTCTGCACCTGGGCATGAACCTGTCGGCGATGATCCCGTTCGGCCTGATCCTGGCGCGCCGGTTCGGACCAAGCGCGCGGGGACAGCTGGCCTTCATCGCCTTCTATCTGGTCGCCGGCCTCGCGGGCGATGCGGTCTATTTGGCGCTTCAGCCTGATCCCTACGCCCTGATGGTCGGCGCCTCGGGCGCGATCTTCGGTCTCTGGGGCGGGGTCATGCGCCTCGGCCGGGACGGGACGCTGTCGCCGGCGTTCTCGCCTCAGGTCCTGCGCCAGCTCGGCGGGCCGATCGTGGCCAACGTCATCGTCGTGCTGGCCTTCGGTCTCTCCGGCGGCGGCATCGCCTGGCAGGCGCACCTGGGCGGCTTCCTGGTCGGCTGGCTGGGCCTGGGGCTGTTCCTGCACGGCCGGAGCGGTGTAAGCCGCGGATCATGA
- a CDS encoding lipoprotein-releasing ABC transporter permease subunit — translation MSQAAATHGAPFGRWERAVAVRYLRARRKDAGVALMSVICFLAIMLAVFAQITVMSVMNGFRADLLDRMLGFNGHAYVLGDGLYGEEPAHIVERLLKVPQVTRATPMVEGQAMVMGPAQISGAMVRGISPSDLRKTDIIAKNIRRGSLDGFGQGEYGGDLILIGDRMAASLGVGPGDPITLISPSGASTAFGQSVSQKDYVIGGVFSVGMSEFDQLFIYMPLEQAQLFFGREGRVDKIEIMVKNPDKATSLRPALKAAAGPLVSVADWTQQNRSFFEALAVERVMVRLIMMVVVIMAALNIISCVVMMVKNKGRDIGILRTMGASQGAVLRIFMMAGVILGLAGSAVGLVLGVVFCANIEAIQQIVESVTGTQVFNADVYFLSHLPAKIEWHEVAIATGWSFAMSILATLWPAWRASRLDPVEALRYE, via the coding sequence GTGAGCCAGGCCGCCGCGACGCACGGCGCCCCCTTCGGGCGGTGGGAGCGGGCCGTTGCGGTCCGCTATCTGCGGGCGCGGCGCAAGGACGCCGGCGTCGCCCTGATGTCGGTGATCTGCTTCCTGGCCATCATGCTGGCGGTGTTCGCCCAGATCACCGTGATGAGCGTGATGAACGGCTTCCGGGCCGATCTGCTGGACCGGATGCTGGGCTTCAACGGCCATGCCTATGTGCTGGGCGACGGGCTCTACGGCGAGGAGCCGGCGCACATCGTCGAGCGCCTGCTCAAGGTTCCGCAGGTCACCCGGGCCACGCCGATGGTCGAGGGGCAGGCCATGGTCATGGGGCCGGCCCAGATCTCCGGCGCGATGGTGCGCGGGATCTCGCCGTCGGACCTGCGCAAGACCGACATCATCGCCAAGAACATCCGCCGCGGGTCTCTGGACGGCTTCGGCCAGGGGGAATACGGCGGCGACCTGATCCTGATCGGCGACCGCATGGCCGCCTCGCTGGGCGTCGGCCCCGGCGACCCCATCACTCTGATATCGCCCAGCGGCGCCTCGACCGCCTTTGGCCAGAGCGTGAGCCAGAAGGACTATGTCATCGGCGGCGTGTTCTCGGTCGGCATGAGTGAGTTCGACCAGCTGTTCATCTACATGCCCCTGGAGCAGGCCCAGCTGTTCTTCGGCCGCGAGGGGCGGGTCGACAAGATCGAGATCATGGTCAAGAACCCGGACAAGGCCACCAGCCTGCGGCCGGCGCTGAAGGCCGCGGCGGGACCGCTGGTCAGCGTCGCCGACTGGACCCAGCAGAACCGATCCTTCTTCGAGGCCCTGGCGGTCGAACGGGTCATGGTCCGGCTGATCATGATGGTGGTGGTGATCATGGCCGCTCTGAACATCATCTCCTGCGTGGTGATGATGGTGAAGAACAAGGGCCGCGACATCGGCATCCTGCGCACCATGGGGGCCAGCCAGGGCGCCGTTCTGCGCATCTTCATGATGGCCGGCGTGATCCTGGGTCTGGCCGGCTCGGCCGTCGGTCTGGTGCTCGGCGTGGTGTTCTGCGCCAACATCGAGGCGATCCAGCAGATCGTCGAGTCCGTCACCGGAACCCAGGTGTTCAACGCCGATGTCTATTTCCTGAGCCACCTGCCGGCGAAGATCGAGTGGCACGAGGTCGCCATCGCCACCGGCTGGTCTTTCGCGATGAGCATCCTGGCCACTCTGTGGCCGGCCTGGCGGGCCTCTCGCCTCGATCCGGTGGAGGCCCTCCGCTATGAGTGA
- the mce gene encoding methylmalonyl-CoA epimerase — translation MIGKLNHVGVATPSIEESVKMYRDLLGATSVTDKFAMPEQGVWVCFVNLPNSQIELIEPYGETSPIHGFLAKNPKGGQHHVCFEVENIHEARDALVAKGATVLGEPRIGAHGTLIIFVHPKDVGGMLVELMETPKEGHH, via the coding sequence ATGATCGGTAAACTGAACCACGTCGGCGTCGCCACCCCCTCGATCGAGGAGTCGGTGAAGATGTACCGCGACCTGCTCGGCGCCACCTCCGTGACCGACAAGTTCGCCATGCCGGAGCAGGGCGTCTGGGTCTGTTTCGTGAACCTGCCCAACAGCCAGATCGAGCTGATCGAGCCCTACGGCGAAACGAGCCCGATCCACGGCTTCCTGGCCAAGAACCCCAAGGGCGGCCAGCACCACGTCTGTTTCGAGGTCGAGAACATCCACGAGGCCCGCGACGCCCTGGTCGCCAAGGGCGCGACCGTGCTGGGCGAGCCGCGCATCGGCGCCCACGGGACCCTGATCATCTTCGTGCATCCCAAGGACGTGGGCGGCATGCTGGTCGAGCTGATGGAAACGCCGAAGGAAGGTCATCACTGA
- the proS gene encoding proline--tRNA ligase has product MRLSRYFLPTLKEAPSDAQIVSHQLMLRAGMIKQEAAGIYAWLPLGLRVLKKVEQIVREEMNRAGAVELLMPTIQLADLWRESGRYEAYGDEMLRIVDRHKRDLLYGPTAEEVVTDIFRAYVKSYKDLPLNLYNIQWKFRDERRPRFGVMRGREFLMKDAYSFDLDEASARKAYNRMFVAYLNVFARMGLKAVPMRADTGPIGGDLSHEFIILADTGESQVFCHKDLVEMGAPGPDVDWYGDLQPLVDQRTALYAATEEMHDEAAFAAVPADKQLSARGIEVGHIFYFGEKYSKPMKANVAGPDGKDVAVHMGSYGVGVSRLLGAIIEASHDEGGIIWPDAVAPFDVGVLNLRVGDEACDAACDKVVAALEAAGLEVLYDDTDNRPGGKFATADLIGLPHQLIIGPKALAEGNVELKHRATGERSVTSLDAAIAQLTGKAAA; this is encoded by the coding sequence ATGCGCCTGTCGCGCTATTTTCTGCCTACGCTCAAGGAAGCGCCTTCCGACGCCCAGATCGTCTCGCATCAGCTGATGCTGCGGGCCGGCATGATCAAGCAGGAGGCCGCCGGCATCTATGCCTGGCTGCCGCTGGGTCTGCGGGTGCTGAAGAAGGTCGAGCAGATCGTCCGCGAGGAGATGAACCGCGCCGGCGCCGTCGAACTCCTGATGCCGACCATCCAGCTGGCCGACCTGTGGCGCGAGAGCGGCCGCTACGAGGCCTATGGCGATGAGATGCTGCGCATCGTCGACCGCCACAAGCGCGACCTGCTGTACGGCCCGACCGCCGAAGAGGTCGTGACCGACATCTTCCGGGCCTATGTGAAGTCCTACAAGGACCTGCCGCTGAACCTCTACAACATCCAGTGGAAGTTCCGTGACGAGCGCCGCCCGCGCTTCGGCGTCATGCGCGGCCGTGAGTTCCTGATGAAGGACGCCTACAGCTTCGACCTGGACGAGGCCTCGGCCCGCAAGGCCTACAACCGCATGTTCGTCGCCTATCTGAACGTCTTCGCCCGCATGGGTCTGAAGGCGGTGCCGATGCGCGCCGACACCGGCCCGATCGGCGGCGACCTCAGCCACGAGTTCATCATCCTGGCCGACACCGGCGAGAGCCAGGTGTTCTGCCACAAGGACCTGGTGGAGATGGGCGCGCCCGGCCCGGACGTGGACTGGTACGGCGACCTGCAGCCGCTGGTCGACCAGCGCACGGCCCTCTATGCCGCCACCGAAGAAATGCACGACGAGGCCGCCTTCGCCGCCGTGCCCGCCGACAAGCAGCTGTCGGCCCGCGGCATCGAGGTCGGCCACATCTTCTACTTCGGCGAGAAGTACTCCAAGCCGATGAAGGCCAACGTCGCCGGTCCGGACGGCAAGGACGTCGCGGTTCACATGGGCAGCTACGGCGTCGGCGTCTCGCGCCTGCTGGGCGCGATCATCGAGGCCAGCCACGACGAGGGCGGCATCATCTGGCCGGACGCCGTGGCGCCGTTCGACGTCGGCGTGCTGAACCTTCGGGTCGGCGACGAGGCCTGCGATGCGGCCTGCGACAAGGTCGTCGCCGCGCTGGAGGCCGCCGGCCTGGAGGTCCTCTACGACGACACCGACAACCGTCCGGGCGGCAAGTTCGCCACGGCGGACCTGATCGGCCTGCCGCACCAATTGATCATCGGCCCCAAGGCGCTGGCCGAGGGCAACGTCGAGCTGAAGCATCGCGCCACCGGCGAACGGTCGGTGACGTCGCTCGACGCGGCGATCGCCCAGCTGACCGGCAAGGCCGCCGCGTGA
- a CDS encoding M56 family metallopeptidase has protein sequence MTAAVWILLATAPFAAVAWTAGVLVDRLAVDAGTRARLWTLLFAAPLLAAGAAPGLALLLPEETAALVPLSGWSPALAEQTAAAASTAGTAWRRLLDGTPSLILTVAAVGAALRLGRLAMLHARLARRMRQAEPADREGLAKATAQAAAAQGLRAPAIAWSDGLSSPLLAGLRRPMILLPAGLATLPDDQLAAVCAHELAHLKRADNLRGLAEDLVLALLWFNPIQTALHRRLIAAREEVCDRDALAGASPATRRAYAELLVDALRLGAGRPLATSLTGTGRSPQIMRLKAILTPAPASPRAKGVALVAGLAAVCALATGTAALAGRLQDEPFRTVSKVAADEADPHASVQISADRAEIIMGERTRWSGNPRLTFVGDPEKAGLRILLDGKTPPAGFRADRVDPKTLRWIDGYPADSGRPAVVDLVTVGGAP, from the coding sequence GTGACCGCCGCCGTCTGGATCCTGCTGGCGACGGCGCCGTTCGCCGCCGTCGCCTGGACGGCCGGCGTCCTGGTCGACCGGCTCGCCGTCGATGCCGGAACGCGCGCGCGGCTCTGGACCCTGCTTTTCGCCGCGCCGCTGCTGGCCGCCGGGGCCGCGCCAGGCCTGGCGCTCCTCCTCCCCGAGGAGACCGCGGCGCTCGTCCCGCTCTCCGGCTGGTCCCCCGCGCTCGCCGAGCAGACGGCGGCGGCCGCGTCGACGGCCGGAACCGCCTGGCGGCGGCTTCTCGACGGGACGCCGAGCCTCATCCTGACCGTCGCCGCGGTCGGCGCGGCCTTGCGTCTGGGACGGCTGGCCATGCTTCACGCCCGGCTGGCGAGACGGATGCGCCAGGCGGAGCCGGCGGATCGCGAAGGCCTCGCCAAGGCGACGGCGCAAGCGGCCGCGGCCCAGGGCCTGCGCGCCCCCGCCATCGCCTGGTCCGACGGCCTGTCCTCGCCGCTGCTCGCCGGCCTCCGGCGGCCGATGATCCTGCTGCCGGCCGGGCTCGCCACCCTCCCCGACGATCAGCTCGCCGCCGTCTGCGCCCACGAACTCGCCCACCTGAAGCGGGCCGACAATCTGCGCGGACTGGCCGAGGACCTCGTCCTGGCGCTGCTCTGGTTCAACCCGATCCAGACGGCGCTTCACCGTCGCCTCATCGCGGCGCGGGAGGAGGTCTGCGACCGAGACGCCCTGGCCGGCGCCTCGCCCGCGACCCGCCGCGCCTATGCCGAACTGCTCGTCGACGCCCTGCGCCTCGGCGCCGGACGCCCGCTCGCGACTTCACTCACTGGAACCGGAAGGAGCCCCCAGATCATGCGCCTGAAAGCCATCCTGACCCCCGCCCCCGCATCCCCCCGCGCCAAGGGCGTCGCCCTGGTCGCAGGGCTCGCCGCCGTCTGCGCCCTGGCGACAGGGACCGCCGCCCTGGCCGGACGCCTGCAGGACGAGCCCTTCCGCACGGTGTCGAAAGTCGCCGCCGACGAGGCCGACCCTCACGCCAGCGTCCAGATCTCCGCCGATCGCGCCGAGATCATCATGGGCGAACGCACGCGCTGGTCCGGCAATCCCCGGCTGACGTTCGTGGGCGATCCGGAGAAGGCGGGCCTTCGCATTCTGCTCGATGGCAAGACGCCCCCAGCGGGCTTCCGCGCCGACCGCGTCGATCCCAAGACCCTGCGCTGGATCGACGGCTACCCAGCAGACTCGGGGCGCCCGGCCGTGGTGGACCTCGTCACGGTCGGCGGCGCGCCCTAG
- a CDS encoding ABC transporter ATP-binding protein, with product MSEPTLSLRGVVRTYKTDAGALEVLKGVDLDLHPGEIVGLIGPSGSGKSSLLHAAGLLERPNGGQVFIGGRDCTALNERGRTRTRLGTIGFVYQFHHLLPEFTALENVAMPAMIAGRPADEARDRAEALLASFGLAERVHHQPAQLSGGEQQRVAIARALTNQPRLLLADEPTGNLDPDTAAVVFQSLYDQAREQGVAALIATHNLELARYMDRVFALKDGHLEKRGG from the coding sequence ATGAGTGAGCCGACGCTCAGCCTGCGCGGCGTGGTCCGCACCTACAAGACCGACGCCGGCGCCCTGGAGGTGCTCAAGGGCGTCGACCTGGATCTCCATCCGGGCGAGATCGTCGGCCTGATCGGGCCGTCGGGCTCGGGCAAGTCGTCGCTGCTGCACGCCGCCGGCCTGCTGGAGCGGCCGAATGGCGGTCAGGTGTTCATCGGCGGTCGCGACTGCACCGCCCTGAACGAGCGCGGCCGCACCCGCACGCGCCTGGGGACCATCGGCTTCGTCTACCAGTTCCATCACCTGCTGCCGGAGTTCACGGCCCTGGAGAACGTGGCCATGCCGGCCATGATCGCCGGCCGGCCGGCGGACGAAGCGCGGGACCGGGCCGAAGCGCTGCTGGCGTCGTTCGGCCTCGCCGAGCGGGTCCACCATCAGCCGGCCCAGCTGTCGGGCGGCGAGCAGCAGCGCGTGGCCATCGCCCGGGCCCTGACCAACCAGCCGCGCCTGCTGCTGGCCGACGAGCCGACCGGCAACCTCGACCCGGACACCGCCGCGGTGGTGTTCCAATCGCTGTATGATCAGGCGCGCGAGCAGGGCGTCGCCGCCCTGATCGCCACCCACAACCTGGAGCTGGCCCGCTACATGGATCGGGTGTTCGCCCTGAAGGACGGGCACCTGGAGAAGCGCGGGGGGTAG
- a CDS encoding BlaI/MecI/CopY family transcriptional regulator, giving the protein MGDIDSEHPMADTPQPSEAELELLKILWRDGPASAREIQARLPEGLAWAASTTRTVLERMRAKGLLNREEVHGVAVYAAAAGKTQVLGGVLRRLVRGVLEVDGPLPASAFSGSQVLNEAELEELTAVLNADLEKDR; this is encoded by the coding sequence ATGGGCGACATTGATAGCGAGCACCCCATGGCCGACACGCCGCAGCCCTCCGAAGCCGAGCTGGAACTGCTCAAGATCCTCTGGCGGGACGGCCCCGCCAGCGCCCGCGAAATCCAGGCGCGGCTGCCGGAGGGGCTGGCCTGGGCCGCCTCGACGACCCGGACGGTCCTGGAGCGGATGCGCGCCAAGGGCCTGTTGAACCGCGAGGAGGTCCACGGCGTCGCCGTCTACGCCGCCGCCGCCGGCAAGACCCAGGTGCTCGGCGGCGTCCTCCGGCGGCTGGTGCGCGGCGTTCTCGAGGTCGACGGCCCCCTGCCCGCCTCCGCCTTCTCCGGCAGCCAGGTGCTCAACGAGGCCGAACTGGAGGAACTGACGGCCGTGCTCAACGCCGATCTGGAGAAGGACAGGTGA
- a CDS encoding biotin--[acetyl-CoA-carboxylase] ligase — translation MTIPPIEALEEVDSTNAEARRRAEAGETGPVWITAKRQTAGHGRRGRAWETGQGNLAATLLFVTDKPPAEAAQVSFLAALAVADLADVFVPPELVRLKWPNDPMVGGLKVCGILVESGPHPSGGLWIAMGVGVNLATPPVSPERPATAFTEHMTTPPPAPLDALALLARNFERWRVLWQSHGFPPIAEAWTRRAQGLGQPCVARLGNETVEGIAEGLDGDGALRLRLPDGMLRRITAGDVFFGGS, via the coding sequence GTGACGATCCCGCCAATCGAGGCGTTGGAGGAGGTCGACTCCACCAACGCCGAGGCGCGGCGACGGGCGGAGGCCGGCGAGACCGGCCCCGTCTGGATCACCGCCAAGCGGCAGACCGCCGGCCACGGCCGCCGCGGCCGCGCCTGGGAGACAGGGCAGGGCAACCTGGCCGCCACCCTGCTCTTCGTCACCGACAAGCCGCCGGCCGAGGCCGCCCAGGTCAGCTTCCTGGCCGCCCTGGCGGTCGCGGACCTGGCCGACGTCTTCGTGCCGCCCGAACTGGTCAGGCTGAAGTGGCCCAACGATCCCATGGTCGGCGGCCTGAAGGTCTGCGGCATCCTGGTCGAGTCGGGCCCGCATCCGTCGGGCGGCCTGTGGATCGCCATGGGCGTGGGCGTGAACCTGGCGACGCCGCCGGTCTCGCCCGAGCGGCCGGCCACGGCCTTCACCGAGCACATGACCACCCCGCCGCCGGCGCCGCTGGACGCCCTGGCGCTGCTGGCGCGCAACTTCGAGCGCTGGCGCGTCCTGTGGCAGTCGCACGGCTTCCCGCCGATCGCCGAGGCCTGGACCCGCCGGGCCCAGGGGCTGGGCCAACCCTGCGTCGCCCGCCTCGGAAACGAGACCGTGGAGGGGATCGCCGAGGGCCTCGACGGCGACGGGGCTCTGCGTCTGCGCTTGCCAGACGGCATGCTGCGGCGCATCACGGCCGGCGACGTCTTCTTCGGCGGATCCTGA
- a CDS encoding DUF1467 family protein has translation MGLLTGIAIYVTLWWTVLFAVLPLGNRTYAEEGLEVKDGGDPGAPVNPNLKRKFFTTTWVSAVLWVVLFVVIKLGVIPMPQAPSNWN, from the coding sequence ATGGGCCTCCTGACCGGCATCGCCATCTATGTGACGCTGTGGTGGACGGTGCTGTTCGCCGTCCTGCCGCTGGGCAACCGCACCTATGCCGAAGAGGGCCTGGAGGTGAAGGACGGCGGCGATCCCGGCGCGCCGGTGAACCCCAACCTCAAGCGGAAGTTCTTCACCACCACCTGGGTGTCGGCCGTGCTGTGGGTGGTGCTGTTCGTGGTCATCAAGCTCGGCGTCATCCCGATGCCTCAGGCTCCCTCGAACTGGAACTAG
- a CDS encoding ribonuclease J, with translation MTANPNDELVFLPLGGSNEIGMNFNLYGYGPEDDRKWIVVDLGVTFGDQTTPGVEVILPDPEFIEEYAEDILGIVLTHAHEDHIGAVAWLWPRLKAPVYATPFTAYLLREKLRDADLLDEVEITEVPLSGSFSLGPFDLDLVTLTHSIPEPNGVAIRTPLGTVLHTGDWKIDPDPQLGPVTDVEALRKLGDEGVLAMVCDSTNVFVDGTAGSEAEVRTAMNTLIAGLKGKVAVACFASNVARMDTVIRAAQAAGRKVVLAGRSMHRMAAAARSVGLLEGIEPLLDENQAKNIPEDGVLFLCTGSQGEPRAALARIADGGHPHIKLGQGDHVIFSSRVIPGNEIPIRNLQNKLADRGVRLYTERDHPGIHVSGHPCRDELAQMYAWARPQIAVPTHGERRHLLEHAAFARDLQVPQAVAPRNGDMVRLAPGRAEIIDEVPSGRLYVDGGMLTPENGDALKERRHAAFNGMLAVSVVLNDKGKILAGPTLKGAGLPGEEDYSVEDALADLAEEASQALKKLPAEERAIDELVETVLTRAVKKAAYRIWERKPVVEATVLRV, from the coding sequence ATGACCGCGAACCCCAATGACGAACTGGTCTTCCTGCCGCTCGGCGGGTCGAACGAGATCGGGATGAACTTCAACCTGTACGGCTACGGCCCCGAGGACGACCGCAAGTGGATCGTCGTCGACCTGGGCGTGACCTTCGGCGACCAGACCACGCCGGGCGTCGAGGTGATCCTTCCGGATCCTGAGTTCATCGAGGAATACGCCGAAGACATCCTCGGCATCGTCCTGACCCACGCTCACGAGGACCACATCGGCGCCGTCGCCTGGCTGTGGCCGCGGCTGAAGGCGCCGGTCTACGCCACGCCGTTCACCGCCTACCTGCTGCGCGAGAAGCTGCGCGACGCCGATCTGCTCGACGAGGTCGAGATCACCGAGGTGCCGCTGAGCGGCAGCTTCAGCCTGGGGCCGTTCGACCTCGACCTGGTGACCCTGACCCATTCGATTCCCGAGCCGAACGGCGTGGCCATCCGCACGCCGCTCGGCACGGTGCTGCACACCGGCGACTGGAAGATCGATCCCGATCCGCAGCTGGGCCCGGTCACCGACGTCGAGGCCCTGCGCAAGCTCGGCGACGAGGGCGTGCTGGCCATGGTCTGCGACAGCACCAACGTCTTCGTCGACGGGACGGCCGGCTCGGAGGCCGAGGTCCGCACCGCGATGAACACCCTGATCGCCGGGCTGAAGGGCAAGGTCGCCGTCGCCTGTTTCGCCTCGAACGTCGCCCGGATGGACACCGTCATCCGCGCCGCCCAGGCCGCCGGCCGCAAGGTGGTGCTGGCCGGCCGCTCCATGCACCGAATGGCCGCCGCCGCCCGCAGCGTCGGTCTGCTGGAAGGCATCGAGCCGCTGCTCGACGAGAACCAGGCCAAGAACATCCCTGAGGACGGCGTCCTGTTCCTCTGCACGGGCAGCCAGGGCGAGCCGCGCGCCGCGCTGGCCCGGATCGCCGACGGCGGGCATCCGCACATCAAGCTGGGGCAGGGGGATCACGTGATCTTCTCGTCGCGGGTCATTCCGGGGAACGAGATCCCGATCCGCAACCTGCAGAACAAGCTCGCCGACCGCGGGGTGCGCCTCTACACCGAGCGCGACCACCCCGGCATCCACGTCTCCGGTCACCCGTGTCGCGACGAGCTGGCCCAGATGTACGCCTGGGCTCGGCCGCAGATCGCCGTCCCGACCCACGGCGAGCGCCGCCATCTGTTGGAGCACGCCGCCTTCGCCAGGGACCTGCAGGTCCCGCAGGCGGTGGCGCCGCGCAACGGCGACATGGTCCGGCTGGCTCCGGGCCGCGCGGAGATCATCGACGAGGTTCCCTCGGGCCGCCTCTACGTCGACGGCGGCATGCTGACGCCGGAGAACGGCGACGCCCTGAAGGAGCGCCGCCACGCCGCCTTCAACGGCATGCTGGCCGTCTCGGTGGTGCTGAACGACAAGGGCAAGATCCTGGCCGGTCCGACCCTGAAGGGCGCCGGCCTGCCGGGCGAGGAGGACTATTCGGTCGAGGACGCCCTGGCCGACCTCGCCGAGGAAGCGTCGCAAGCGCTGAAGAAGCTGCCGGCCGAGGAGCGGGCGATCGACGAGCTGGTCGAGACCGTCCTGACCCGCGCCGTGAAGAAGGCCGCGTACCGCATCTGGGAACGCAAGCCGGTCGTCGAGGCGACGGTGCTGCGGGTCTGA
- a CDS encoding type III pantothenate kinase, producing the protein MLLAIEQGNTNTLFAVHDGESWIAQWRSATESTRTADEYAVWLSQLLEMRGLGLGSLTACIISSVVPQSIFNLRNLSRRYLHVEPLIIGENAELGVEVRIDKPSEAGADRLVNAIGAHIAYPGPLIVIDSGTATTFDVVGADGGFEGGIIAPGINLSMQALHEAAAKLPRIAIQRPERNRVVGTDTVSAMQSGVFWGYISLIDGLIERIKAERGEHLTVVATGGVVSLFEGATRQIDHFDPDLTIRGMLEIHRRNRRLAQ; encoded by the coding sequence ATGCTGCTGGCGATCGAGCAAGGGAACACCAACACCCTATTCGCCGTGCATGACGGCGAGAGCTGGATCGCCCAGTGGCGCAGCGCCACCGAGAGCACCCGCACCGCCGACGAATACGCGGTCTGGCTGTCCCAGCTTCTGGAGATGCGCGGTCTGGGCCTGGGCTCGCTGACCGCCTGCATCATCTCCAGCGTGGTGCCGCAGTCGATCTTCAACCTGCGCAACCTGTCGCGCCGCTATCTGCACGTCGAGCCGCTGATCATCGGCGAGAACGCCGAGCTGGGCGTCGAGGTGCGGATCGACAAGCCGTCGGAAGCCGGCGCCGACCGCCTGGTCAACGCCATCGGCGCGCACATCGCCTATCCCGGCCCGCTGATCGTGATCGACAGCGGCACGGCGACGACCTTCGACGTGGTGGGCGCCGACGGCGGCTTCGAGGGCGGCATCATCGCCCCGGGCATCAACCTCTCCATGCAGGCCCTGCACGAGGCCGCGGCCAAGCTGCCCCGCATCGCCATCCAGCGTCCCGAGCGCAACCGCGTGGTCGGCACCGACACGGTCAGCGCCATGCAGTCCGGCGTGTTCTGGGGCTACATCAGCCTGATCGACGGCCTGATCGAGCGCATCAAGGCGGAACGCGGCGAGCATCTGACCGTCGTGGCCACCGGTGGCGTCGTTTCGCTGTTCGAAGGCGCGACGAGACAGATCGATCACTTCGACCCCGACCTGACGATCCGTGGCATGCTCGAGATCCACCGTCGCAACCGTCGACTGGCCCAGTAA